A single region of the Pseudomonas mandelii genome encodes:
- a CDS encoding hemagglutinin repeat-containing protein, protein MPEQTFAFHLSPRGKLRWAIASLFLIAHLPNALAGGVVVAPGPGGTAQLQTQGGVPIVNIVAPNGSGLSHNQFLDYNVDRQGLVLNNALQAGQSQLAGQLAANPQLQGQAASVILNEVVSRNASAINGAQEIFGRAADYVLANPNGISVNGGSFINTPNANLVVGRPELNDGKLQALSTREASGTLQIQGAGLQNHEGSINLIAPRIDSQGSLNARDQLNLTVGRNQVDYASGQVKTVDPAGNTTDHRIDASLFGAMQAGRINIVSTAEGAGVRVGPVQVAGREGVQIHSAGDLSISGQAVPDSLEVIRAGVRSSQGDVRLHSGKDLTLAAADVSGRDVKLDAGRNLTLSTVESRRLQETRENWNNSTIGITWETYDRTQTDSDSRQHGSQILASRDAQLSSAGDTELKAAKVKAANNLTVQSGGDLRLSAATESHTQTDQGNHRKHLWKADWNTSSEEQRSITSHLEGGNIALQTAALLRSEGAELSSAADIHLAGKQVEITSASRTQRTSDNRYSGDLVGGGFFGKTGDADQGKTQNQGSKINAAGKLIVKADDVRISGSQVRGGTESSVISDKGSLVIDGVQDTSHTNSHDKDSKFFGITKDETRQNAKDSSTVRSELTSDSNLGLKSAKDIEVAGSTVKAGGNLSADAAGDVKVHSAQDTRDSSTTTETRGFDAYARENSPDAGQYRAGVHYEGKQKTVTGNDIKQQGSSLSGGTVQLAAGGDLTLKGSEVNATHGDATLTGKNVSLLAEQNSHSTSTDKTGTSGGFYYTGGLDRAGSGIDFAHTSSQDTTGTTTAQTSSVQSSGNLNINTGKLTTEGARLDAGKGLNVAAVEVDNRAAHNTDSSTHKDSNWSADIGANVEYKDIARPIAGAVKDVLAGKVPDKDALANLGQPNVGIGVAIGHQNASHTEQTSTAVVSQFKGGTVEMNVAGTLQDQGTQYQASTGKVNINADTLVATAANNTHRRTDQALDAKADVRVYTKTGEDVNVAGSGAGGSSQTRKDTSTAVVGSYAGSKGVTINLRGDGQFEGSHFDGGQGGVSIKTGGDLALNQATDRQSNDTSSLRGNGSLNVGTAPGTNGTNVDLGAGFQLDHTGKQTRDSQAQVSSIQGKGPVLLSSGGDQILQGTKVDTRGGIDLKAGGQLDLQAATDTHTATGSNLGGGLKVGGSKTSTEISADQGGNVSGNFNIGRVNETTRTLTGGQLNSQGNIALGGDAIHLQGTQVSAPSVSLDAQSGGILQASAESTQNRTNWNVALNAGGNLSNSTPVVADEKHVATSDHGFNAGAKVGVDYLQGTIQQNSQIKADNVVLNSVGDTRLAGARIDATTVSGKVGGDLSVESRQDSQTSAKVDVDLGLTGKKVAPADKDKVAENTKPGGTDYKPTLKLDGGYAHKDSVGQASGISGSQGVSLKVGGATQLSGARIASTDGRVGLGGSKVTTATVSNRDYGINAGLDLPEKAEGEAGKPVVTTPGEHSIKLGPVTLGGHYDSQSLQAGIDEKNI, encoded by the coding sequence ATGCCTGAACAAACATTTGCGTTCCATCTTTCCCCTCGGGGAAAACTGCGCTGGGCGATTGCCAGCCTGTTCCTGATTGCCCATCTGCCAAACGCCCTCGCGGGTGGCGTGGTGGTCGCACCGGGCCCCGGCGGCACCGCACAACTGCAAACCCAGGGCGGAGTGCCGATCGTCAATATCGTTGCACCCAACGGCTCGGGCCTGTCGCATAACCAGTTCCTCGATTACAACGTTGATCGCCAGGGCCTGGTGTTGAACAACGCCTTGCAGGCCGGGCAATCCCAACTCGCCGGGCAACTGGCCGCCAACCCGCAGCTCCAGGGCCAGGCCGCGAGCGTGATCCTCAACGAAGTGGTCAGCCGCAACGCCTCGGCCATCAACGGTGCCCAGGAAATCTTCGGCCGCGCCGCCGATTATGTGTTGGCCAACCCCAACGGCATCTCGGTGAACGGCGGCAGTTTCATCAACACACCGAACGCCAATCTGGTGGTCGGCCGTCCCGAATTGAACGACGGCAAGCTGCAAGCCCTGAGCACCCGTGAGGCCTCCGGGACGTTGCAGATTCAGGGCGCGGGCCTGCAAAACCATGAGGGCTCGATCAACCTGATCGCCCCGCGCATCGACAGCCAGGGCAGCCTCAACGCTCGGGATCAGCTGAACCTCACCGTCGGCCGCAATCAGGTGGATTACGCCTCGGGCCAGGTGAAAACCGTGGACCCGGCCGGCAACACCACCGACCACCGCATCGACGCCAGCCTGTTTGGCGCCATGCAAGCGGGGCGCATCAACATCGTCAGCACCGCTGAAGGCGCCGGCGTGCGGGTCGGGCCGGTGCAGGTCGCGGGTCGCGAGGGCGTGCAGATTCACTCTGCAGGGGATTTGAGCATCAGCGGCCAAGCCGTCCCCGACAGCCTTGAGGTAATCCGGGCAGGCGTTCGCAGCAGCCAGGGTGACGTCCGCTTGCACAGTGGCAAGGACCTGACCCTGGCCGCCGCCGACGTCAGTGGCCGTGACGTCAAACTCGACGCCGGACGCAACTTGACCTTGAGCACCGTCGAAAGCCGCCGTCTCCAGGAGACGCGCGAAAACTGGAACAACAGCACCATCGGCATCACCTGGGAAACCTACGACCGCACGCAGACCGACAGCGATTCACGCCAGCACGGCAGCCAGATTCTCGCCAGCCGCGACGCGCAATTGTCGTCCGCTGGTGACACTGAACTGAAAGCGGCCAAGGTCAAAGCGGCGAACAATCTGACCGTGCAAAGCGGCGGCGATCTACGCCTGAGCGCCGCCACCGAAAGCCACACCCAGACCGATCAGGGCAACCACCGCAAACACTTGTGGAAAGCCGATTGGAACACCAGCAGCGAAGAGCAGCGCAGCATCACCAGCCACTTGGAGGGCGGCAACATCGCCCTGCAGACCGCCGCGTTATTGCGTTCCGAAGGGGCTGAGTTGAGCAGCGCCGCTGACATCCACCTCGCGGGCAAACAGGTGGAAATCACCAGTGCGAGCCGCACTCAGCGCACCAGCGACAACCGTTACTCGGGCGATCTGGTGGGCGGCGGTTTCTTTGGCAAGACCGGCGACGCCGATCAGGGCAAGACCCAGAACCAGGGCAGCAAAATCAACGCGGCCGGCAAGTTGATCGTCAAGGCGGACGACGTGCGGATCAGCGGCAGCCAGGTGCGCGGCGGTACCGAATCGAGCGTCATCAGCGACAAGGGTTCGCTGGTGATCGATGGCGTACAGGACACTTCTCACACCAACAGCCACGACAAGGACAGCAAGTTCTTCGGCATCACCAAGGACGAAACCCGGCAGAACGCCAAGGACAGCAGCACGGTGCGCAGCGAGCTGACCTCGGACAGCAACCTTGGGCTCAAGAGCGCCAAGGACATTGAGGTGGCCGGTTCCACGGTCAAGGCTGGCGGCAACCTGAGTGCTGACGCGGCGGGGGATGTGAAGGTGCATTCCGCGCAAGACACTCGCGACAGCAGCACAACCACCGAGACGCGTGGCTTCGATGCCTACGCCAGGGAAAACAGTCCGGACGCCGGGCAGTATCGTGCCGGTGTGCATTACGAAGGCAAGCAGAAAACCGTGACCGGCAACGACATCAAGCAGCAGGGCTCAAGCCTCAGCGGCGGCACTGTGCAACTGGCGGCGGGCGGCGACCTGACGCTCAAAGGCTCCGAGGTCAACGCCACACACGGCGACGCGACGCTGACCGGCAAGAACGTCTCGCTGCTGGCCGAGCAGAACAGCCACAGCACCTCGACGGATAAAACCGGCACCAGCGGCGGCTTCTACTACACCGGCGGCCTCGACCGCGCCGGCAGTGGCATCGATTTCGCGCACACCTCCTCGCAAGACACCACTGGCACAACCACCGCGCAAACCAGCAGCGTGCAGAGCAGCGGCAACCTGAACATCAACACCGGCAAACTGACCACCGAAGGCGCGCGTCTGGATGCCGGCAAAGGCCTGAATGTCGCTGCCGTCGAGGTAGACAATCGCGCTGCGCACAACACCGACAGCAGCACCCACAAAGACAGCAACTGGTCAGCGGACATCGGCGCCAACGTCGAGTACAAGGACATCGCCCGGCCGATCGCCGGAGCGGTCAAGGATGTGCTGGCCGGCAAGGTGCCGGACAAGGATGCGCTGGCCAACCTCGGTCAACCCAACGTCGGCATCGGCGTTGCGATCGGTCATCAGAACGCCAGCCATACCGAGCAAACCAGCACCGCCGTGGTCAGCCAGTTCAAGGGCGGCACCGTGGAGATGAACGTGGCCGGGACGTTGCAGGACCAGGGCACTCAGTACCAAGCGAGCACGGGCAAGGTCAACATCAACGCCGATACCTTGGTGGCGACCGCCGCGAATAACACCCACCGCAGGACCGATCAGGCGCTGGACGCCAAGGCTGATGTGCGGGTCTACACCAAGACCGGTGAGGACGTGAACGTCGCCGGCAGCGGTGCGGGTGGCAGCAGCCAGACGCGCAAGGACACGTCCACTGCTGTCGTCGGCAGCTATGCCGGCAGCAAAGGGGTGACCATCAATCTGCGTGGCGATGGCCAGTTCGAAGGCAGCCATTTCGATGGCGGGCAGGGCGGTGTCTCGATCAAGACCGGCGGTGACCTGGCGCTGAATCAGGCCACTGACCGCCAGAGCAACGACACCTCCAGCCTACGCGGCAACGGCTCGTTGAACGTCGGCACTGCACCGGGCACCAACGGCACCAATGTCGATCTGGGTGCGGGTTTCCAGCTCGATCACACCGGCAAACAAACCCGGGACAGCCAGGCGCAGGTGTCGAGTATTCAGGGTAAAGGTCCGGTGCTGTTGAGCAGCGGTGGCGATCAGATCCTGCAAGGGACGAAGGTCGACACGCGGGGCGGCATTGACCTGAAGGCTGGCGGCCAACTCGATCTGCAAGCGGCAACCGACACCCACACCGCGACCGGCAGCAACCTCGGCGGCGGCCTCAAGGTGGGCGGCAGCAAAACCAGCACGGAGATAAGTGCTGACCAGGGCGGCAACGTGAGCGGCAATTTCAACATCGGTCGGGTCAACGAAACGACACGGACTTTGACCGGTGGACAGCTCAACAGCCAGGGCAACATCGCCCTCGGTGGTGACGCGATCCACCTGCAAGGCACCCAGGTCAGCGCCCCGAGCGTCAGCCTCGATGCGCAGAGCGGCGGCATCCTCCAGGCGTCGGCCGAGTCCACACAGAACCGCACAAACTGGAATGTGGCACTGAATGCCGGCGGCAACCTGAGCAACAGCACACCGGTCGTCGCGGATGAAAAGCACGTCGCCACAAGTGATCACGGCTTCAATGCCGGGGCCAAGGTCGGCGTGGATTACCTGCAAGGCACGATCCAGCAGAACAGCCAGATCAAGGCTGACAACGTGGTGTTGAACAGCGTGGGTGATACTCGTCTGGCGGGTGCGCGGATTGATGCGACGACCGTCAGCGGCAAGGTCGGCGGTGACCTGAGCGTGGAAAGTCGCCAGGACAGCCAGACTAGCGCCAAGGTTGATGTTGACCTCGGCCTGACAGGCAAGAAGGTTGCACCAGCCGACAAGGACAAAGTGGCCGAGAACACCAAACCGGGCGGGACTGACTACAAGCCGACACTGAAACTAGATGGCGGTTACGCGCATAAGGACAGCGTCGGCCAGGCTTCCGGTATCAGTGGCAGCCAGGGTGTAAGTCTAAAGGTGGGCGGCGCCACGCAACTGAGCGGTGCACGGATTGCATCGACTGACGGCCGCGTGGGGCTCGGTGGTTCCAAAGTCACCACTGCCACCGTGAGCAACCGTGATTACGGGATCAACGCCGGTCTGGATTTGCCTGAAAAGGCAGAAGGTGAAGCCGGTAAACCGGTCGTTACAACCCCGGGTGAGCACAGCATCAAACTCGGTCCGGTCACCCTGGGCGGTCATTACGACAGCCAATCGTTACAAGCTGGGATCGACGAGAAAAATATCTAG
- a CDS encoding HlyD family secretion protein, which produces MTSMPSLEPDVAVPVSTPKSPLLKRLILLTAAIAALVFAGLYATHWWTTGRFIEETDDAYIGGDVTVIGPKVAGYIEEVLVTDNQKVKAGDVLIRLDARDYRADLARADGAVAAEEALLANLDATEQLQHAVIGQARAGIDAAGAETARSRDDNARYKKLVGSNAVSVESAQRADATFKTAQALSSRAQAELLAAQRQLNVIATQKQQARAALMQAHAERDLAQLNVGYTELKAPVDGVIGNRRARVGAYAQAGSQLLSVVPSSGLWVDANFKEDQLARMNPGQRVVIHADVLSGQEFHGHLDSLAPASGSQFSVLPPENATGNFTKIVQRVPVRIVLDPADGVLGHLRPGLSVTAEVDTRKEPATPAVARAP; this is translated from the coding sequence ATGACCAGCATGCCCAGCCTCGAACCCGACGTCGCTGTCCCGGTGAGCACACCCAAGTCTCCTCTGCTCAAACGGTTGATCTTGCTGACGGCGGCCATCGCTGCCCTGGTGTTTGCCGGGCTGTACGCGACGCATTGGTGGACCACCGGGCGTTTCATTGAAGAAACCGACGATGCCTATATTGGCGGCGACGTGACAGTGATCGGCCCGAAAGTCGCGGGGTACATCGAAGAAGTGCTGGTCACCGACAATCAGAAGGTCAAGGCCGGCGACGTGCTGATCCGCCTCGACGCCCGTGACTACCGCGCCGACCTGGCCAGGGCCGACGGCGCGGTGGCCGCCGAAGAAGCGTTGCTGGCCAACCTCGACGCCACCGAACAACTGCAACACGCGGTGATCGGCCAGGCCCGCGCCGGCATCGATGCCGCCGGCGCCGAAACCGCTCGCTCACGGGACGACAATGCGCGCTACAAAAAACTGGTTGGCAGTAATGCGGTCTCGGTGGAAAGCGCCCAACGCGCCGACGCGACGTTCAAAACGGCTCAGGCCCTCAGTTCGAGGGCCCAGGCCGAACTGCTGGCGGCGCAGCGGCAGCTCAACGTGATCGCAACGCAAAAGCAGCAGGCCCGTGCCGCGCTGATGCAGGCCCACGCCGAACGTGATCTGGCGCAACTGAACGTGGGTTACACCGAACTGAAGGCCCCAGTGGACGGCGTAATCGGCAATCGTCGGGCGCGGGTCGGCGCTTATGCCCAGGCCGGTTCGCAACTGCTGTCGGTGGTACCGTCGAGTGGCCTGTGGGTCGATGCCAACTTCAAGGAAGATCAACTGGCGCGCATGAATCCGGGGCAGCGGGTGGTTATTCATGCCGACGTGCTTTCCGGGCAGGAATTTCATGGTCATCTGGACAGCCTCGCGCCGGCCAGTGGCTCACAGTTCAGCGTGCTGCCGCCGGAAAACGCCACCGGCAACTTCACTAAAATCGTTCAGCGGGTGCCAGTGCGCATCGTGCTTGATCCGGCCGATGGCGTGCTCGGCCACCTGCGTCCGGGCCTGTCGGTCACCGCCGAAGTGGACACTCGCAAGGAACCTGCAACCCCGGCCGTGGCCCGCGCGCCATGA
- a CDS encoding mechanosensitive ion channel domain-containing protein, producing MLSLLTNHPLISALVLILIDLGLWRLISANGSNWKLVVRLVIFALFSVLLFNEGMNPLEPAPWADNVPLHLAATGLQIGWWLFGARTLTVLIGAVMMQRVGHTGRLLQDLLGAVIFLIAVIAALAYVLELPVKGVLATSGALAIIVGLALQSTLSDVFSGIVLNTTKPYQLDDWISIDGTEGRVTDIDWRATRLQTSQGSMVVIPNSLAAKAKIINFSRPSDMFGVSISLQLSPHARPQTVLDALERAMQGCRYLLSKPAPSVALKGSSASGVEYEISGFVVSMDQKRMVRNLLFDLAYRHLQASGVSLLSSVESNAPAVLSRPRALLDSSNIFSTLRQEEKDTFSQNMTLQTFRAGDMILPAGEVSDHLFIIESGVVSVQLSRGGVKFESGRMGPGEVIGEGGILSDTALPAEFSAKTACSLYRIEKDYLKPCLDARHDISEAMTALLDFRLHKAQALTQEVPKVVEKKGFLRWLRSRA from the coding sequence ATGCTGTCACTGCTTACCAATCACCCCTTGATCAGCGCGCTGGTCCTGATCCTGATTGATCTCGGCTTGTGGCGCTTGATCAGTGCCAACGGCAGCAACTGGAAACTGGTCGTGCGGCTGGTGATTTTTGCGCTGTTCAGCGTCTTGTTGTTCAACGAAGGCATGAACCCGCTGGAGCCGGCACCCTGGGCCGATAACGTACCGCTGCACCTGGCGGCCACGGGGTTGCAGATCGGCTGGTGGCTGTTCGGCGCGCGCACCCTGACGGTGTTGATCGGTGCAGTGATGATGCAACGGGTCGGGCACACGGGGCGGTTGCTGCAGGATCTGCTCGGTGCGGTGATCTTTCTGATCGCCGTCATCGCCGCCCTGGCCTATGTGCTCGAACTGCCGGTCAAAGGCGTGCTCGCGACCTCCGGTGCGTTGGCGATCATCGTCGGCCTGGCCTTGCAAAGCACCCTCAGCGACGTGTTCTCCGGGATCGTCCTCAACACCACCAAACCCTATCAACTGGATGACTGGATCTCCATCGACGGCACCGAAGGCCGGGTCACCGACATCGATTGGCGCGCCACGCGCCTGCAAACGTCCCAGGGCAGCATGGTGGTGATTCCCAACTCGCTGGCGGCCAAGGCCAAGATCATCAATTTCAGCCGGCCGAGCGATATGTTCGGCGTCTCGATCAGCCTGCAACTGAGCCCGCACGCGCGCCCGCAAACGGTGCTCGACGCGTTGGAGCGGGCGATGCAGGGTTGCCGTTATCTGCTGAGCAAACCGGCACCAAGTGTGGCGTTGAAAGGCTCGAGCGCCAGTGGCGTGGAGTACGAAATCAGTGGCTTCGTGGTCTCCATGGATCAGAAACGCATGGTGCGCAATCTGCTGTTCGACCTGGCGTACCGGCACTTGCAGGCGTCTGGTGTCAGCCTGTTGTCGAGCGTCGAGTCCAACGCGCCTGCCGTCCTGTCACGGCCACGGGCGTTGCTGGACAGTTCGAACATTTTCTCGACCCTGCGTCAGGAAGAGAAAGACACCTTCAGCCAGAACATGACCCTGCAAACCTTCCGCGCCGGTGACATGATCCTGCCGGCGGGTGAGGTCAGCGATCACCTGTTCATCATCGAATCGGGTGTGGTCTCGGTGCAGTTGAGCCGGGGCGGGGTCAAGTTCGAATCCGGGCGCATGGGCCCGGGCGAGGTGATCGGCGAGGGCGGGATTTTGTCCGATACCGCGCTGCCGGCGGAGTTCAGCGCCAAGACCGCCTGCAGCTTGTATCGCATCGAGAAGGACTACCTCAAACCGTGCCTGGATGCGCGTCATGACATCAGCGAAGCGATGACGGCGTTGCTGGATTTCCGCTTGCACAAGGCGCAGGCCCTGACCCAGGAAGTGCCGAAGGTGGTGGAGAAGAAAGGGTTTTTGCGCTGGTTGCGCAGTCGGGCGTAG
- a CDS encoding carboxymuconolactone decarboxylase family protein — translation MKPRLDFYTASPDALKAMIALEGAVSKLPLEKTLIELVKLRTSQINGCAFCLDMHSADARKGGEDERRLYTLSAWRETPFFTPRERAALAWTESLTLLSQTHAPDEDYELAASEFSPKELVDLTVAITTINAWNRLAVGFRKMPQA, via the coding sequence ATGAAACCTCGCCTCGATTTCTACACCGCGTCCCCTGACGCACTCAAAGCCATGATCGCGCTGGAAGGCGCGGTTTCGAAGCTGCCGCTGGAAAAGACCCTGATCGAACTGGTCAAGCTGCGCACCTCGCAAATCAACGGCTGCGCCTTCTGCCTGGACATGCACAGCGCCGATGCGCGCAAGGGCGGTGAAGACGAGCGCCGTCTGTACACATTGTCGGCCTGGCGTGAAACGCCGTTCTTCACCCCGCGTGAACGTGCGGCGCTGGCGTGGACCGAGTCCCTGACGCTGCTGAGCCAGACTCACGCGCCGGATGAGGACTACGAACTGGCGGCGTCCGAGTTCAGCCCGAAGGAATTGGTCGACCTGACCGTGGCCATTACCACCATCAACGCCTGGAATCGCCTGGCGGTGGGTTTCCGCAAAATGCCTCAAGCCTGA
- a CDS encoding ShlB/FhaC/HecB family hemolysin secretion/activation protein — protein sequence MPYSFRVVPRRCCSPCTLLLASLLSLSASALQAAEPSAPGQEVLRQQQQQQRDLQQLQLEQRRRQLERGSFGPAPVAPAVPASVPADERCWPLSGTRVGGVTLISSKTLDERIKPQLSSCMGVGQINHLLATITGLYVDAGYIASRPYLRSAPVAGQSLDIVVDEGYVESIELADQRLPVSLGGAFPGMLGKPLYLRDLEQGLDQLNRLRSLDLTADIAPGLQPGASRIILRSRSSGESRWALGLGVDNLGSASTGRDRDTLSLSLDSPLELNDALNVSASDTLNRGDRYSRNASVYYAIPYGYWTYSVFASHAEYRAPFKLSTLKFHSSGITDQLSVRADRVLWRDQSHQFSANLQLAHKDVDSYLENIRLGIQSPTLTVVEAGLNLFWLNSAVWNLDVNYAQGLRWFGADDDAQRQVNDLPKAQFRKYRAGLSQWRNGQFGQQTWQWQSQLNIQYSPDPLPAIEQLLGTDDSAVRGYRVNSASGASGAIWRNTLRLPLRSDWPVQVTPRLGLDNGWIKADHGTQGQRLSGASAGVNLSWKNLQVDVDYQRSLNTPSGLRHEPETWLMRMGLQI from the coding sequence GTGCCGTATTCGTTTCGCGTTGTGCCTCGCCGTTGTTGCTCGCCTTGCACGCTGTTGTTGGCTTCGTTGTTGAGCCTGAGTGCTTCTGCACTCCAGGCGGCAGAGCCCTCCGCCCCAGGCCAGGAAGTGTTGCGCCAGCAACAACAGCAACAGCGCGATCTGCAACAGCTGCAACTGGAGCAGCGTCGCCGGCAACTGGAGCGCGGCAGCTTTGGTCCTGCGCCGGTCGCGCCGGCCGTCCCCGCCAGTGTGCCCGCCGATGAACGCTGCTGGCCCCTAAGTGGCACGCGTGTCGGTGGCGTCACCCTGATCAGCAGCAAGACCCTCGACGAGCGGATTAAGCCGCAACTGTCGTCGTGCATGGGCGTCGGCCAGATCAACCATCTGCTGGCGACCATCACCGGCCTGTATGTGGACGCGGGGTACATCGCCAGTCGGCCGTACCTGCGCAGCGCTCCGGTCGCCGGGCAATCGCTGGATATCGTGGTCGATGAAGGTTACGTCGAGTCCATCGAACTGGCCGACCAGCGCCTGCCGGTGTCCCTTGGTGGCGCCTTCCCTGGAATGCTCGGCAAGCCGCTGTACCTGCGCGATCTTGAGCAAGGCCTGGATCAGTTGAACCGCTTGCGTTCGCTTGACCTGACGGCCGACATAGCCCCCGGCTTGCAGCCCGGCGCCTCGCGGATCATCCTGCGTTCGCGCAGCAGCGGAGAGTCTCGCTGGGCGTTGGGCCTGGGCGTCGACAACCTCGGCAGCGCCAGCACCGGGCGTGATCGCGACACCCTGAGCCTGAGCCTCGACAGTCCGCTGGAGCTCAATGACGCCCTCAACGTGAGTGCCAGTGACACCCTCAATCGCGGTGATCGCTACAGCCGCAACGCCAGCGTTTACTACGCCATTCCCTACGGTTACTGGACCTACAGCGTATTCGCCAGCCATGCCGAATACCGCGCGCCGTTCAAGCTCAGCACCCTGAAATTCCACAGCAGCGGCATCACCGACCAGCTCAGCGTGCGCGCCGACCGGGTGTTGTGGCGCGATCAGAGCCATCAGTTCAGCGCCAACCTGCAACTGGCCCACAAGGACGTCGACAGTTATCTGGAGAACATTCGCCTCGGTATCCAGAGCCCGACCCTGACCGTGGTCGAAGCCGGTTTGAACCTGTTCTGGCTCAACAGCGCCGTGTGGAACCTGGACGTCAATTACGCCCAGGGCCTGCGCTGGTTCGGTGCCGATGACGATGCCCAGCGCCAGGTCAACGACCTGCCCAAGGCGCAGTTTCGCAAGTACCGCGCCGGTCTCAGCCAATGGCGAAACGGCCAGTTTGGTCAGCAGACATGGCAGTGGCAAAGCCAGTTGAACATTCAGTACAGCCCCGATCCGCTGCCGGCCATCGAACAACTGCTCGGCACCGATGATTCCGCCGTGCGCGGTTACCGGGTCAACAGTGCGTCCGGTGCCAGCGGCGCGATCTGGCGCAACACCTTGCGCCTGCCGTTGCGCAGCGATTGGCCGGTGCAAGTCACCCCGCGCCTGGGGCTGGACAACGGCTGGATCAAGGCCGACCACGGCACCCAGGGGCAACGCCTGAGCGGGGCCAGCGCCGGGGTGAACCTGAGCTGGAAAAACCTGCAAGTGGACGTCGATTACCAACGCAGCCTCAACACCCCCAGCGGTTTAAGGCATGAGCCAGAGACCTGGCTGATGCGCATGGGGTTGCAGATATGA
- a CDS encoding DHA2 family efflux MFS transporter permease subunit, whose protein sequence is MSRALAAPAQPFNAANMATATKVFAFASMCIGMFIALLDIQIVSASLRDIGGGLSAGTDETAWVQTSYLIAEIIVIPLSGWLSRVFSTRWLFCASAVGFTLASLLCGAAWNIQSMIAFRALQGFLGGSMIPLVFTTAFFFFTGKQRVIAAATIGAVASLAPTLGPVIGGWITDISSWHWLFYINLVPGIFVAVAVPMLVKIDQPELSLLKGADYLSMVFMALFLGCLEYTLEEGPRWNWFSDSTILTTAWISGLAGLAFIGRTLHVANPIVDLRALKDRNFALGCFFSFVTGIGLFATIYLTPLFLGRVRGYGALDIGLAVFSTGVFQIMAIPLYAFLANRIDLRWIMMSGLGLFALSMWDFSPITHDWGAKELMLPQALRGIAQQLAVPPAVTLTLGGLAPARLKHASGLFNLMRNLGGAIGIAACATILNDRTNLHFTRLAENLNSTNEALNQWLSQVGNNFAALGQSGDAGVTASLHQLWLLTYREAQTQTYGDAFLMIMVCFIIATAMVPLMRKVQPPAAPSADAH, encoded by the coding sequence ATGAGCCGCGCCCTCGCCGCCCCCGCGCAACCGTTCAATGCCGCGAACATGGCGACGGCGACCAAGGTTTTCGCCTTTGCCTCCATGTGTATCGGCATGTTCATCGCGCTGCTGGATATCCAGATCGTCTCCGCTTCGCTGCGTGACATCGGCGGCGGACTCTCGGCCGGCACCGATGAAACGGCGTGGGTGCAAACCAGTTACCTGATTGCCGAAATCATCGTGATCCCGCTGTCGGGCTGGCTGTCGCGGGTGTTCTCGACGCGCTGGCTGTTTTGCGCTTCTGCGGTGGGATTCACCTTGGCCAGCCTGCTCTGCGGCGCGGCCTGGAACATCCAGAGCATGATCGCCTTCCGTGCCCTGCAAGGCTTTCTCGGTGGTTCGATGATCCCCCTGGTATTCACCACCGCGTTCTTTTTCTTCACCGGCAAACAACGGGTGATCGCGGCCGCGACCATCGGCGCAGTGGCTTCGCTGGCACCGACCCTGGGGCCGGTGATTGGTGGCTGGATCACCGACATTTCATCCTGGCACTGGCTGTTCTACATCAATCTGGTGCCGGGGATTTTCGTCGCGGTGGCAGTGCCGATGCTGGTGAAAATCGACCAGCCGGAACTGTCGCTGCTCAAGGGCGCCGACTACTTGAGCATGGTGTTCATGGCGCTGTTTCTCGGTTGCCTGGAATACACCCTCGAAGAAGGTCCGCGCTGGAACTGGTTCAGCGACAGCACAATTTTGACCACGGCATGGATCAGTGGCCTGGCCGGCCTGGCTTTCATCGGGCGAACCTTGCATGTGGCGAACCCGATCGTCGATTTGCGCGCCTTGAAGGACCGCAACTTCGCCCTCGGTTGTTTCTTCTCGTTCGTCACCGGGATCGGTCTGTTTGCCACCATTTACCTGACGCCGCTGTTCCTCGGCCGGGTGCGCGGCTACGGTGCGCTGGACATTGGTCTGGCAGTTTTCTCCACCGGAGTGTTCCAGATCATGGCGATTCCGCTGTACGCCTTTCTGGCCAATCGCATCGACCTGCGCTGGATCATGATGAGCGGCCTTGGTCTGTTCGCGCTGTCGATGTGGGATTTCAGCCCGATCACCCATGACTGGGGGGCCAAAGAACTGATGCTGCCGCAAGCCTTGCGCGGAATCGCCCAGCAATTGGCCGTGCCGCCAGCGGTGACATTGACCCTCGGCGGACTGGCGCCGGCACGGCTCAAACATGCCTCGGGGCTGTTCAACCTGATGCGGAACCTGGGGGGCGCCATCGGCATTGCCGCGTGTGCGACCATCCTCAACGACCGCACCAACCTGCACTTCACCCGGTTGGCGGAAAACCTCAACAGCACCAACGAAGCGCTGAACCAATGGCTGTCCCAGGTCGGCAATAACTTCGCCGCCCTCGGCCAGAGCGGCGACGCCGGCGTCACCGCCAGCCTGCATCAACTCTGGCTGCTGACCTACCGCGAAGCCCAGACCCAGACCTACGGCGACGCCTTTCTGATGATTATGGTGTGCTTCATCATTGCCACGGCGATGGTGCCCTTGATGCGCAAGGTGCAGCCACCGGCCGCGCCGTCAGCAGACGCTCATTGA